A window of the Listeria swaminathanii genome harbors these coding sequences:
- a CDS encoding Lmo0654 family protein: MAHENLRELEDQLIELRQTYQEVISETRDFEDPQLQNGPINASEVRLSALRHEIAEVEKKIKKAESETE, encoded by the coding sequence ATGGCCCATGAGAATTTAAGAGAATTAGAAGATCAATTAATTGAGTTGCGACAAACGTATCAAGAAGTAATCAGTGAAACAAGGGATTTTGAAGACCCTCAACTCCAAAATGGACCAATCAATGCATCGGAAGTTAGATTAAGTGCATTACGTCACGAAATCGCCGAAGTAGAGAAAAAAATCAAAAAAGCAGAGAGCGAAACCGAATAA
- a CDS encoding metallophosphoesterase family protein produces MKPIFAVGDVHGEVTLLDELLENWDKERERLLFVGDLIDRGENPAAVLRKVKALADQTDVIVLKGNHEQMLLDFLENPTEKMHYYLSQGGMETIQSLIADSLDKKMTPEGLAERIKNEASELIDFIRNLPLYYEEGKYVFVHAGVDFSKKDWHDTEERDFFWIREPFLFGKNNTGKVFIFGHTPVQNLHSNGSSGIWVSEDKTRLDIDGGAVFGGELHGVVVEENLITKSFSVKK; encoded by the coding sequence ATGAAGCCAATTTTTGCGGTAGGAGATGTGCACGGAGAAGTGACGCTTTTAGACGAGTTGCTGGAAAACTGGGATAAGGAGCGCGAACGGCTTTTGTTTGTAGGAGATTTGATTGATCGCGGCGAAAACCCAGCGGCGGTACTTAGAAAAGTAAAGGCATTGGCGGACCAAACAGATGTGATCGTTTTAAAAGGAAATCACGAACAAATGCTACTTGATTTTCTCGAGAATCCCACAGAAAAAATGCACTATTATTTAAGCCAAGGCGGAATGGAAACCATTCAATCTTTAATCGCCGACTCCTTAGATAAAAAAATGACGCCAGAAGGATTAGCAGAACGGATTAAAAATGAGGCTTCGGAACTGATTGATTTTATCCGGAATTTGCCACTTTATTATGAAGAAGGCAAGTATGTATTTGTGCATGCGGGAGTGGATTTTTCTAAAAAAGATTGGCATGATACCGAGGAGCGCGATTTTTTCTGGATTCGCGAACCATTTTTATTTGGGAAGAACAATACGGGGAAAGTCTTTATTTTCGGGCATACCCCAGTGCAAAATTTACATAGTAATGGAAGTTCGGGTATTTGGGTTTCGGAAGATAAAACGAGGCTCGATATTGATGGTGGCGCGGTTTTTGGCGGGGAGCTTCACGGAGTTGTCGTGGAAGAAAATCTCATTACCAAAAGTTTTTCAGTAAAAAAATAA
- a CDS encoding DUF420 domain-containing protein: protein MEQNKEKLTKPTSEKNYFWPIMIISFIAVVVILLLFFSPIGYQGAVHFDITIFPRMNAIFNSFTFVFLVIALWAIIKKKNIKMHRGFILAAFTSTLFFLVTYLTFHYISAETSTFGGVGIIRPIYFFILITHSFLAAIVVPLALFALVWGWTMQIDKHKKIVRWTMPIWLYVSLTGVLVYLFMAPYY from the coding sequence ATGGAACAAAATAAAGAAAAACTCACAAAGCCGACATCAGAAAAAAACTATTTTTGGCCGATAATGATTATTTCATTTATCGCGGTTGTGGTGATTTTGCTACTATTCTTCTCACCAATTGGTTATCAAGGAGCAGTGCATTTTGACATTACTATTTTCCCGCGCATGAACGCCATCTTTAATAGTTTTACCTTTGTATTTTTAGTTATTGCACTTTGGGCGATTATAAAAAAGAAAAACATTAAAATGCATCGTGGCTTCATTTTAGCAGCATTTACATCAACGTTATTCTTCTTAGTAACTTACTTAACGTTTCATTATATTTCAGCAGAAACTTCCACATTTGGCGGAGTTGGGATTATCCGTCCAATCTACTTTTTCATCTTAATTACACATAGTTTCTTAGCGGCAATCGTCGTTCCACTCGCGCTTTTTGCACTTGTATGGGGCTGGACGATGCAAATTGATAAACATAAAAAAATCGTTCGTTGGACTATGCCGATTTGGCTATATGTCAGCTTAACTGGCGTATTAGTATACTTATTTATGGCACCGTATTATTAA
- a CDS encoding DUF1963 domain-containing protein translates to MSKGIDFKSIDNSMNIPRIGGESLLPNDIGWPVNPNGENLTFIMNLPTNFLNETHQFNYPEDKTISVFTTYNKGYFLDLIGYHGDEDELEGIKDGFTKVIMHSVGTLRNESEFLIPAKEIILGEEVVELDYFRGSLIGENPVFLQNEQLALGNYRFCLQIYEGDFPEEFGTIFNLGDSVGYLYLNEEVSEDIGLFFTQCT, encoded by the coding sequence ATGTCTAAAGGTATTGATTTTAAAAGTATAGACAACAGCATGAATATCCCACGTATTGGAGGCGAAAGTCTTTTACCTAATGATATAGGTTGGCCAGTAAATCCTAATGGAGAAAATTTAACTTTTATTATGAATTTACCAACGAATTTTCTAAATGAAACTCATCAATTTAATTATCCAGAAGATAAAACTATCTCGGTATTTACAACATATAATAAGGGATACTTTTTGGATTTAATTGGATACCATGGTGATGAAGATGAGTTAGAGGGGATCAAGGACGGATTCACAAAGGTTATTATGCATTCTGTCGGTACACTGCGAAATGAATCTGAGTTTTTAATCCCAGCAAAAGAGATTATATTGGGTGAAGAAGTAGTTGAACTGGATTATTTTCGTGGTTCACTTATTGGTGAAAATCCAGTGTTTTTGCAAAATGAACAGCTTGCATTGGGTAATTATAGATTTTGCTTGCAAATATATGAAGGTGATTTTCCAGAAGAATTTGGAACTATATTTAATTTAGGTGATTCTGTAGGTTATCTCTATTTAAATGAAGAAGTTTCAGAAGATATTGGATTATTCTTCACGCAATGTACCTAA
- a CDS encoding LapB repeat-containing protein: MKKLAKLIIAFSVICSIIIVPVDMPVKAEESNKRDDLIKSVSFYKSNGQSLTAKEKYNEQLDYFLEVAFGGNSFKKGDYFDVTLSTDALFYTDKVYDLKIDVDPTAAVNEQVVGNVRVIQNNDVYTLRIYFTEDSDSLFVNSFNGTFKIQVMPAHGDKNLINLSYNGARQNFKNIGTSSVELNVDMASDWPPVGISDFSKVNGDLYHAILVYEKPKSKVNYETEILVSYPLFEKRIPLGNVQNIKIEIWDEAKGIYRLGVAGVDYGTITYDVGTPFVGGPVFQMNCTIPFKGISTRTRVSFDIDTNVDGKPGTTDPYLVSLSSVASATKSLQFYPVNNGNANISATFYGKVTTKFEDELGNPITFADYSAATIPGKVNQAGKYEITEPFLYNSTQNIDKHAFDNLLSANKYKLLSVTSNNKLSETTDNLNIQIKRGFQNDVLYKIKALQKPVISALPEMEYSKTVTRTVEEFLTDVEASTDIPADINSDLSNVKWGVPGDYPVLLTAVNEDNQAADPVSVTIKILKNPAPIITVDPEITYDKTVTKDESTLLNEVNARTNDGSAIISDMDKQVKWGVPGNYEVTLQAVNEDGVAAEAKTFVVHILKSPAPIITVDPEITYPKTMTKTEAELLHEVNARTNDGSPLVSDMDKQVKWGVPGNYEVTLQAVNEDGVAAEAKTFVVHILKSPAPIIMVDPEITYDTTIIKDEQDLLRDVRARTNDNSVITSDAATKVKWRTPGSYTVTLNAVNEDGIPAEAVQFTVKIVEAEKAAIVVAENPGVTPKPKREEELVIRKLPLTGETTSKAIFVGLLCLGTWFLVRKK, translated from the coding sequence TTGAAGAAACTAGCGAAACTCATAATAGCATTTAGTGTTATTTGTTCTATTATCATCGTCCCTGTTGATATGCCTGTGAAAGCGGAGGAAAGTAATAAACGTGATGACCTGATTAAGTCCGTGAGTTTTTATAAATCGAATGGACAAAGTCTTACCGCGAAGGAAAAATATAATGAACAACTAGATTATTTTTTGGAAGTGGCTTTTGGCGGGAATTCTTTCAAGAAAGGTGATTATTTTGATGTGACCTTATCAACGGATGCTTTGTTTTACACGGATAAAGTATATGATTTGAAAATCGATGTTGATCCAACTGCAGCTGTAAATGAGCAAGTGGTCGGGAATGTTCGTGTGATACAAAATAATGATGTTTACACACTGCGCATTTATTTTACAGAAGATTCGGATTCTTTATTCGTGAACAGTTTTAATGGGACGTTTAAAATACAAGTAATGCCAGCGCATGGCGATAAAAATCTCATCAACTTATCGTATAATGGGGCTCGTCAAAATTTTAAAAACATTGGTACGAGTAGCGTTGAATTAAATGTCGATATGGCAAGTGATTGGCCGCCGGTTGGGATAAGTGATTTTTCGAAAGTGAACGGTGATTTATACCATGCGATACTAGTATATGAAAAGCCGAAAAGTAAAGTGAATTATGAAACGGAAATTTTAGTATCTTATCCGCTTTTTGAGAAACGGATTCCGCTTGGCAATGTCCAAAATATTAAAATTGAAATTTGGGATGAAGCGAAGGGAATATATCGGTTAGGTGTAGCTGGCGTTGATTACGGCACGATTACATATGACGTCGGAACGCCATTTGTGGGTGGACCGGTTTTTCAAATGAATTGTACTATTCCGTTCAAAGGGATTTCCACGAGAACGCGGGTTAGTTTTGATATTGATACGAATGTGGATGGGAAGCCTGGGACAACGGATCCGTATCTTGTTAGTCTTTCTTCGGTGGCATCTGCAACAAAATCACTTCAATTTTATCCAGTGAATAATGGGAATGCGAATATTAGCGCTACTTTTTATGGCAAAGTAACTACGAAGTTTGAGGATGAATTAGGCAATCCGATTACTTTTGCTGACTATAGCGCGGCAACTATTCCCGGAAAAGTTAATCAAGCTGGCAAATATGAAATAACGGAACCTTTTTTATATAATTCGACACAAAATATCGATAAACATGCGTTTGATAATTTGTTAAGCGCAAACAAATATAAATTGCTTAGTGTAACTTCGAATAATAAGCTTTCTGAGACGACAGACAACTTAAATATACAAATCAAGCGAGGTTTTCAAAATGATGTCTTGTATAAAATAAAAGCACTTCAAAAGCCGGTTATCAGCGCGCTTCCGGAAATGGAATATAGTAAAACGGTGACGCGCACGGTGGAAGAATTTCTTACGGATGTCGAGGCTAGCACGGATATTCCGGCTGATATAAATAGTGATTTATCCAATGTGAAATGGGGAGTTCCCGGAGATTATCCTGTTCTGCTAACCGCGGTGAATGAAGACAATCAGGCGGCTGATCCTGTTTCTGTTACGATAAAAATCCTTAAAAATCCAGCGCCAATTATTACAGTAGACCCAGAGATAACCTATGATAAAACAGTGACGAAAGACGAAAGTACGCTCCTTAATGAAGTAAATGCGCGAACGAATGATGGTTCGGCAATTATTTCAGATATGGATAAGCAAGTAAAATGGGGCGTGCCGGGTAATTATGAAGTCACTTTGCAAGCGGTGAATGAAGATGGTGTGGCAGCCGAAGCGAAAACGTTTGTAGTGCATATTTTGAAAAGTCCAGCACCGATTATTACGGTGGACCCAGAAATAACCTATCCTAAAACAATGACAAAAACGGAAGCCGAACTCCTACATGAAGTTAACGCTAGGACGAACGATGGCTCCCCGCTAGTTTCAGATATGGATAAGCAAGTGAAATGGGGCGTGCCGGGTAATTATGAGGTCACTTTGCAAGCGGTGAATGAAGATGGTGTGGCAGCAGAAGCGAAAACGTTTGTAGTGCATATTTTGAAAAGTCCAGCGCCGATTATTATGGTAGATCCAGAAATCACGTATGACACCACGATTATAAAAGACGAACAAGATCTATTGCGAGATGTCCGTGCTAGAACGAATGATAATTCAGTGATAACATCTGACGCGGCAACTAAAGTGAAATGGAGGACGCCGGGAAGTTATACCGTGACGTTAAATGCGGTGAATGAAGACGGGATTCCAGCCGAAGCCGTGCAATTTACTGTGAAAATTGTGGAAGCTGAGAAAGCGGCAATTGTTGTTGCGGAAAATCCTGGAGTAACACCCAAGCCAAAAAGGGAAGAGGAGTTAGTGATAAGGAAACTCCCACTAACTGGTGAAACGACTTCAAAAGCGATATTCGTTGGGCTTCTTTGTTTGGGAACTTGGTTTCTAGTTAGAAAAAAATAA
- a CDS encoding carboxymuconolactone decarboxylase family protein, with the protein MKVSKSFEVFAKEAPEVQAAWMETVHKLDTASKLDKKTEELAYIAVLAATRLESGLPFHVKMAKLNGATRDEVISAILVGLPAVGNTVISALPVAIDAFDEE; encoded by the coding sequence GTGAAAGTAAGTAAATCATTCGAAGTATTCGCAAAAGAAGCTCCTGAAGTACAAGCAGCTTGGATGGAAACTGTACATAAATTAGATACCGCAAGCAAGCTCGACAAGAAAACAGAGGAACTCGCATACATTGCCGTTTTGGCCGCCACCCGCCTCGAAAGCGGACTACCCTTCCACGTAAAAATGGCGAAATTAAATGGCGCGACACGAGATGAGGTTATTAGCGCTATTCTCGTTGGCCTGCCCGCGGTCGGCAACACCGTGATAAGTGCTTTACCTGTAGCCATTGATGCTTTTGATGAAGAATAG
- the pdxK gene encoding pyridoxine/pyridoxal/pyridoxamine kinase — MTIKKTLTIAGSDSSGGAGLQADLKTFEEYGTYGFSAITTIVTMDPDNNWAHGVTPIDAQLVREQLKTILSGGPVDAMKTGMLGSIDIIKATREAIDKYGLKNVVIDPVMVCKGEDELIQPENAEAIRDLLLPKATITTPNLFEAGQLSGLGKLTTLDDMKAAAKKIIELGAKYVVIKGGKALESDKAIDLLYDGKEFTIYEVEKISPSHNHGAGCTFAAAITAGLAKGLTVEEAVAKAKDFVTAAIKGGFALNEFIGPVWHGAYNKAENR; from the coding sequence ATGACAATCAAAAAAACATTAACTATTGCAGGATCTGATTCAAGTGGCGGCGCCGGTCTACAAGCCGATTTAAAAACATTTGAAGAATACGGCACTTATGGTTTTAGCGCAATCACAACCATCGTAACTATGGACCCAGACAACAACTGGGCACACGGCGTTACTCCAATTGATGCGCAACTAGTCCGCGAACAACTAAAAACAATCCTTTCTGGCGGCCCAGTTGACGCAATGAAAACAGGCATGCTTGGTTCGATTGACATCATTAAAGCAACTCGCGAAGCAATTGATAAATACGGTTTAAAAAATGTCGTTATCGACCCAGTTATGGTTTGTAAAGGCGAAGACGAACTAATCCAACCAGAAAATGCCGAAGCAATCCGCGACTTATTATTACCAAAAGCAACAATCACAACACCAAATCTATTCGAAGCCGGCCAATTATCCGGTCTTGGCAAATTAACTACATTAGACGATATGAAAGCAGCTGCGAAAAAAATCATCGAATTAGGCGCTAAATACGTTGTTATCAAAGGCGGAAAAGCCCTAGAAAGCGACAAAGCAATCGACCTACTTTACGATGGAAAAGAATTCACTATTTATGAAGTAGAAAAAATTTCCCCAAGCCACAATCACGGCGCTGGTTGTACGTTCGCAGCAGCAATCACAGCTGGCCTTGCAAAAGGTTTAACTGTAGAAGAAGCTGTCGCAAAAGCAAAAGACTTTGTCACAGCAGCTATCAAAGGTGGATTCGCATTAAACGAATTCATCGGCCCTGTTTGGCATGGTGCTTATAATAAAGCAGAAAACAGATAA
- a CDS encoding Cof-type HAD-IIB family hydrolase — protein MIKVIASDMDGTLLNSDIEIAQENVEAIEKARAKGIHFVLCTGRMYDDAMGLINKANLYAPAICMNGAEIRDEHGKIILQHPIDKNLARNTYNTLTELGMYTEFFTDMGPITTDKARGKEFMIEMHKRIHPDVPAETIMDKVEERFESKDVHEIPDVERILGNKDLTILKFISFSSDKDVLAKAKQKLENDSELSVTSSFSDNIEITHREAQKGISLQYYVEKLGVTLDETFAIGDNMNDISMLKMAGYSVAMGNGEEEVKELSKHVTLSNDEHGVAAAIYKMLETND, from the coding sequence ATGATTAAAGTTATTGCTTCAGACATGGATGGCACACTACTTAACTCTGATATCGAGATTGCACAAGAAAACGTCGAGGCAATCGAAAAAGCTCGCGCCAAAGGAATTCATTTCGTTCTTTGTACTGGACGTATGTATGACGATGCAATGGGTTTGATTAACAAAGCCAATTTATACGCACCGGCGATTTGTATGAATGGTGCAGAAATTCGTGACGAACACGGCAAAATAATTTTGCAACATCCCATTGATAAAAACTTAGCGCGTAACACTTATAACACCCTGACTGAACTAGGAATGTATACCGAATTTTTCACTGACATGGGCCCAATCACAACAGATAAAGCCCGTGGCAAAGAATTTATGATTGAAATGCACAAACGCATCCACCCAGATGTTCCAGCAGAAACAATCATGGATAAAGTGGAAGAACGTTTTGAATCCAAAGACGTCCACGAAATTCCTGATGTAGAGCGCATTTTAGGCAATAAAGATTTAACCATTCTAAAATTCATCTCCTTCTCTTCTGATAAAGACGTGCTTGCAAAAGCCAAACAAAAACTTGAAAATGATTCCGAGCTATCTGTCACCTCTTCTTTTTCCGATAATATTGAAATCACCCACCGCGAGGCACAAAAAGGTATTTCCTTACAATATTATGTAGAAAAATTAGGCGTAACACTTGATGAAACGTTTGCAATTGGAGATAATATGAATGATATTTCAATGCTGAAAATGGCTGGATATAGCGTGGCCATGGGTAACGGCGAAGAAGAAGTCAAAGAATTATCCAAACACGTTACACTTTCCAATGATGAACACGGCGTTGCAGCAGCCATTTATAAAATGTTAGAAACAAATGACTAA
- a CDS encoding maltose acetyltransferase domain-containing protein, with the protein MKTELEKMIAGEMYDPSDRELAHGRNRARKFCREINDTMDSASRSSVLKRLFGGTKENVYVEPDFRVDYGSNIYVGENFYANFDCVILDVCEVHIGDNCMMAPGVHIYTATHPLDPVERNSGLELGKPVEIGDNVWIGGRAIINPGVKLGNNVVVASGAVVTKSFPDNVVVAGNPARVIKTIEVEEK; encoded by the coding sequence ATGAAAACAGAACTAGAAAAGATGATTGCAGGAGAAATGTATGATCCTAGCGACAGAGAGCTTGCACACGGAAGAAATCGTGCGCGTAAGTTCTGCAGAGAGATTAACGATACAATGGATTCAGCGTCCCGTTCCAGTGTGTTAAAACGTCTTTTTGGTGGCACAAAAGAAAATGTTTATGTTGAACCAGATTTTCGTGTAGATTACGGTTCTAATATTTATGTTGGTGAGAATTTTTATGCTAATTTTGATTGTGTAATTTTAGATGTGTGTGAAGTACATATTGGTGATAACTGCATGATGGCGCCGGGGGTTCATATTTATACGGCAACGCATCCGCTTGATCCAGTGGAACGTAATAGTGGTTTAGAGCTTGGGAAACCAGTTGAAATTGGTGATAATGTCTGGATTGGCGGACGAGCAATTATTAACCCTGGTGTGAAGCTTGGAAATAATGTCGTTGTTGCGTCAGGCGCAGTTGTTACGAAAAGCTTTCCTGATAATGTTGTTGTTGCTGGAAATCCAGCGCGTGTTATTAAAACAATTGAGGTTGAGGAAAAATGA
- a CDS encoding DUF5327 family protein, which translates to MIISDAKIFEQMESELAKARAATTKASQDKHLHGLMLLVQLAKTGDERSAEVEPTFIPAAEPAQIASMDGKKIELEDGANGDSLLDF; encoded by the coding sequence ATGATTATTTCAGATGCAAAGATTTTTGAGCAAATGGAAAGTGAGTTAGCTAAAGCAAGAGCAGCGACAACAAAAGCGAGCCAAGATAAGCATTTGCATGGCTTGATGCTACTCGTCCAGCTTGCGAAAACGGGTGACGAGCGAAGCGCAGAAGTAGAACCGACCTTTATTCCAGCAGCGGAACCGGCGCAGATTGCAAGTATGGATGGCAAGAAAATAGAGTTAGAAGACGGCGCGAATGGAGATTCATTGCTTGATTTTTAG
- a CDS encoding DUF423 domain-containing protein encodes MRKTIITGAIFAGLAVLLGAFGAHALKDMLGSYASTWETGVQYQMFHAGGILVVGLLMEKQASRLYTWAAILFAVGIVFFSGSLYVLSISKVAVLGAITPIGGVCFIVGWFLLILGVSRRTMSRY; translated from the coding sequence ATGAGAAAAACAATTATTACTGGAGCCATTTTTGCGGGGTTAGCAGTTTTACTGGGAGCATTTGGGGCGCATGCTTTAAAAGATATGCTCGGAAGTTATGCGAGTACTTGGGAAACCGGCGTTCAGTATCAAATGTTTCACGCAGGTGGTATTTTGGTAGTGGGGTTATTAATGGAGAAACAAGCTAGTCGACTTTACACGTGGGCAGCGATTTTATTTGCGGTCGGAATTGTCTTTTTCTCCGGCAGTTTGTATGTTCTAAGTATTTCCAAAGTGGCCGTTTTAGGAGCGATTACGCCTATCGGTGGCGTTTGTTTTATCGTTGGTTGGTTCTTACTTATTTTAGGAGTATCAAGAAGAACGATGAGCAGATATTAA
- a CDS encoding ABC transporter ATP-binding protein, which produces MTYALEIKGLRKIYSTGVEALRGVDLTVEEGDFYALLGPNGAGKSTTIGIITSLVNKTSGQVSVFGYDLDTDIVRAKQQIGLVPQEFNFNPFETVQQIVVNQAGYYGVSRKEAFKRSEKYLKQSNLWEKRNERARMLSGGMKRRLMIARALMHEPKLLILDEPTAGVDIELRREMWTFLRELNESGTTIILTTHYLEEAEMLCRNIGIIQSGELIENTSMKSLLAKLQFETFIFDLEPYEEAFEITGYNHVFEDKQTLSVEVERDQGVNHIFEQLSEHGIKVLSMRNKSNRLEELFLKITEEKHQVGEKHV; this is translated from the coding sequence ATGACTTATGCACTTGAAATAAAAGGGTTAAGAAAAATCTATTCCACTGGAGTCGAAGCATTACGCGGTGTTGATTTGACGGTAGAAGAAGGGGATTTTTATGCGCTACTTGGTCCTAATGGCGCTGGGAAATCAACGACTATTGGGATTATCACGTCGCTTGTAAATAAAACATCTGGTCAAGTGAGCGTGTTTGGTTACGATCTTGATACAGATATCGTCCGGGCAAAACAGCAAATCGGTCTTGTTCCGCAAGAATTCAATTTTAATCCATTCGAAACGGTTCAACAAATCGTTGTTAACCAAGCTGGATACTACGGTGTTTCTCGGAAGGAAGCTTTTAAACGTAGCGAAAAATATTTAAAACAATCGAATTTATGGGAGAAACGTAATGAACGTGCGCGGATGCTCTCGGGTGGGATGAAACGCCGCTTGATGATTGCGCGTGCTCTGATGCACGAACCTAAGTTGCTCATTTTAGATGAACCGACTGCTGGGGTGGATATTGAGCTTAGACGTGAGATGTGGACGTTTTTAAGAGAGTTGAACGAAAGTGGTACGACGATTATTTTGACGACGCATTATTTAGAAGAAGCAGAGATGCTCTGTCGTAATATCGGTATTATTCAATCTGGGGAGTTGATTGAGAATACCAGCATGAAATCATTGCTTGCTAAATTGCAATTCGAAACATTTATTTTTGATTTAGAGCCGTATGAAGAAGCTTTCGAAATTACGGGTTATAATCATGTGTTTGAAGATAAGCAAACCTTGTCAGTAGAAGTGGAACGTGATCAAGGGGTTAATCATATTTTTGAACAATTAAGCGAGCACGGCATCAAAGTGCTTTCGATGCGCAATAAATCTAATCGACTGGAAGAACTATTTTTGAAAATTACAGAAGAAAAACATCAAGTGGGGGAGAAACATGTTTAA